In Chromobacterium rhizoryzae, one genomic interval encodes:
- the ptsG gene encoding PTS glucose transporter subunit IIBC yields MFSQSFAFLQKIGKALMLPVAVLPVAGLLLGIGATDFHTQNTVALAILSLMKNSGDVIFGNLPLIFAVGVALGFTENDGVAAIAAVIGHLVTTVTLGVMAGLMGVKPDTIMGLPSIQTGVFGGILAGGLAAYMFNRFYRIKLPEYLGFFAGKRFVPIITAISAIALGVALSFIWPPIGNGIKSFSQWAAVSDPRTAATVYGLVERLLLPFGLHHIWNVPFFFEIGAFPDAISGKMIHGDINRFFAGDPTAGILSGAFLFKMFGLPAAAIAIWHSAKPENRVKVGGIMISAALTSFLTGITEPIEFSFLFVAPVLYLLHACLAASAQFIANTLDMHMGFTFSQGGIDFLMFNLIGDKAKHAWYVFILGPIYAAIYYGVFRFVIAKFNLKTPGREDESADAGAAVSEDARARELVLAFGGRSNISSLDACITRLRIAVREPAKVNQAKLKSMGASGVVVVGNGIQAIFGPQSENLKTDMEIYLRGAGADAEIDAPASAPAPAAQAATPTPAADQGQAAALRQALGGTANLAKVEAIAHTRLRVELKQGSLLNQDAARAAGVAAMLEVAPGVWHLIVGDQAAGLAQALQG; encoded by the coding sequence ATGTTTAGTCAATCATTCGCATTTCTGCAAAAGATCGGCAAAGCGCTGATGCTGCCGGTGGCCGTGCTGCCGGTGGCCGGCCTGCTGCTGGGCATAGGCGCCACCGATTTCCACACCCAGAACACCGTCGCGCTGGCCATCCTGTCGCTGATGAAGAACTCCGGCGACGTGATCTTCGGCAATCTGCCGCTGATCTTCGCCGTCGGCGTGGCGCTGGGCTTTACCGAAAACGACGGCGTGGCGGCGATCGCCGCCGTGATCGGCCACCTGGTCACCACCGTCACCCTGGGGGTGATGGCCGGCCTGATGGGGGTCAAGCCCGACACCATCATGGGCCTGCCGTCCATCCAGACCGGCGTGTTCGGCGGCATTCTCGCCGGCGGCCTGGCGGCCTATATGTTCAACCGCTTCTACCGGATCAAGCTGCCCGAATACCTGGGCTTCTTCGCCGGCAAGCGCTTTGTGCCCATCATCACCGCCATCAGCGCCATCGCGCTGGGCGTGGCGCTGTCCTTCATCTGGCCGCCGATAGGCAACGGCATCAAGAGCTTCTCGCAGTGGGCCGCGGTCAGCGATCCGCGCACCGCCGCCACCGTCTACGGCCTCGTAGAACGGCTGCTGCTGCCCTTCGGCCTGCACCATATCTGGAACGTGCCCTTCTTCTTTGAAATCGGCGCCTTCCCGGACGCGATCAGCGGCAAGATGATACACGGCGACATCAACCGCTTCTTCGCCGGCGATCCGACCGCGGGCATCCTGTCCGGCGCCTTCCTGTTCAAAATGTTCGGCCTGCCGGCCGCGGCCATCGCCATCTGGCATTCGGCCAAGCCGGAGAACCGCGTCAAGGTGGGCGGCATCATGATTTCCGCCGCGCTGACCTCCTTTTTGACCGGCATCACCGAGCCCATCGAATTCTCCTTCCTGTTCGTGGCGCCGGTGCTCTACCTCCTCCACGCTTGCCTGGCGGCGTCGGCGCAGTTCATCGCCAACACCCTGGACATGCACATGGGCTTCACCTTCTCCCAGGGCGGCATCGATTTCCTGATGTTCAACCTGATCGGCGACAAGGCCAAGCACGCCTGGTACGTGTTCATCCTCGGCCCGATCTACGCGGCCATCTACTACGGGGTGTTCCGCTTCGTCATCGCCAAGTTCAACCTGAAAACCCCGGGTCGCGAGGACGAGAGCGCCGACGCCGGCGCGGCGGTCAGCGAAGACGCGCGCGCGCGCGAACTGGTTCTGGCCTTTGGCGGCCGCAGCAACATCAGCAGCCTGGACGCCTGCATCACCCGCCTGCGCATCGCGGTGCGGGAGCCGGCCAAGGTCAACCAGGCCAAGCTCAAGAGCATGGGCGCGTCCGGCGTGGTGGTGGTGGGCAACGGCATCCAGGCCATCTTCGGCCCGCAGTCGGAAAACCTGAAAACCGATATGGAAATCTATCTGCGCGGCGCGGGCGCGGACGCCGAAATCGACGCCCCGGCCAGCGCGCCGGCTCCGGCGGCGCAAGCGGCGACGCCGACGCCCGCAGCGGATCAAGGCCAGGCCGCGGCGCTGCGCCAGGCGCTGGGCGGCACGGCCAATCTGGCCAAGGTGGAAGCCATCGCCCATACCCGCTTGCGCGTGGAGCTGAAGCAGGGCTCGCTGCTCAATCAGGACGCGGCCCGAGCGGCCGGCGTGGCGGCGATGCTGGAAGTGGCGCCCGGCGTCTGGCATTTGATCGTCGGCGATCAAGCCGCCGGCCTGGCTCAGGCGCTTCAAGGCTGA
- a CDS encoding CocE/NonD family hydrolase: MKTVTQLPLAIREVEHFTITLADGCQLAARMWLPMDAEASPVPAILEYLPYRKRDGTAVRDQLTHPYFAGHGYACLRVDMRGCGESDGDFVDEYLQQEQDDALEVIAWIAAQAWCSGKVGMMGISWGGFNSLQVAARQPEALKAIITLCSTDHRYADDIHYKGGALLLENLGWAGTMFSYCAAAPDPLLVGEAWRERWLQRLERMPLLLKTWLSHQTDDDYWRHGSICADYSSIKAAVYAVGGWGDAYHNAVGRMMRHLSCPKKALIGPWAHKYPHFAVPDPAIGFLQEALRWWDYWLKDIDTGIMAEDPVTLYLQDAAPPRASYAARPGVWLRDPAWPSPHVRRREWGLNAAGELRPDMAGEGEAAIRSPLTTGAACGEYCVIWLGPEFPLDQRRDDAGSLVFDSPALERELPLLGAPTLRLRLKCDSPSGQLAVRLNDVAPDGAVTRISYGVLNLALRDGYQQRRAVRPDEWMDIRLQLDDCGYRLPAGHRLRLSVSSAYFPLIWPAADHARLTLDLAGATLSLPVHDLSTVVAQPFAEPEGAPPLALSYLRSPASSREIIEDAMSGEVRTEIRDDFGHYRFDDHGLEVAQSCEEIYRIRPDQPLSASGVVKWSYSAGRGDWRVSVESELRLTADAHHFRIQAEQSAWEGEQLLQRREWDEWVPRQVQ, from the coding sequence ATGAAAACCGTCACTCAGCTGCCGCTGGCCATTCGCGAAGTGGAGCACTTCACCATCACGCTGGCTGACGGCTGCCAATTGGCCGCGCGGATGTGGCTGCCGATGGACGCCGAAGCCAGCCCGGTGCCGGCGATTCTGGAATACCTGCCTTACCGCAAGCGCGACGGCACGGCCGTGCGCGACCAGCTGACTCACCCGTACTTCGCCGGCCACGGTTATGCATGCCTTCGGGTGGACATGAGGGGCTGCGGCGAGTCCGATGGCGACTTCGTCGATGAATACCTGCAACAGGAACAGGACGATGCGCTGGAGGTGATTGCCTGGATCGCCGCGCAAGCATGGTGCAGCGGCAAGGTCGGCATGATGGGCATCTCCTGGGGCGGCTTCAATAGCCTGCAAGTGGCGGCCCGCCAACCGGAGGCCTTGAAGGCCATCATCACGCTATGCTCCACCGACCATCGCTACGCCGACGACATCCACTATAAGGGCGGTGCGCTATTGCTGGAAAACCTGGGCTGGGCCGGCACCATGTTCAGCTATTGCGCCGCCGCGCCCGATCCGCTGTTGGTGGGCGAGGCCTGGCGGGAGCGTTGGCTGCAACGCTTGGAGCGGATGCCTCTGTTGCTCAAAACCTGGCTGAGCCATCAGACCGACGACGACTATTGGCGGCATGGCTCCATCTGCGCCGATTACAGCAGCATTAAGGCCGCCGTTTACGCGGTGGGCGGTTGGGGAGACGCCTATCACAACGCCGTCGGCCGGATGATGCGGCATCTGAGTTGCCCGAAAAAAGCGCTGATCGGTCCGTGGGCCCATAAGTATCCGCACTTCGCGGTACCGGATCCGGCTATCGGTTTTTTGCAGGAAGCGCTGCGCTGGTGGGACTACTGGCTGAAGGATATCGACACCGGCATCATGGCGGAAGACCCGGTCACCCTGTATCTGCAAGACGCGGCGCCGCCGCGGGCCAGTTATGCCGCACGTCCGGGCGTCTGGCTGCGCGACCCGGCCTGGCCCAGCCCGCATGTTCGGCGAAGGGAGTGGGGGCTGAACGCCGCGGGCGAACTGCGGCCGGACATGGCCGGCGAGGGGGAGGCCGCGATTCGTTCGCCGCTGACCACCGGCGCCGCCTGCGGCGAATACTGCGTGATCTGGCTGGGACCGGAGTTCCCGCTGGATCAGCGCCGCGACGACGCCGGCTCGCTGGTGTTCGACAGCCCTGCGTTGGAGCGGGAGCTGCCGCTGTTGGGCGCGCCGACGCTGCGGCTGCGGCTGAAGTGCGACAGCCCCAGCGGTCAACTGGCGGTGCGGCTCAACGATGTGGCGCCGGATGGCGCGGTCACCCGCATCAGTTACGGGGTGCTGAACCTGGCGCTGCGCGACGGTTATCAACAGCGGCGGGCGGTCAGGCCGGACGAGTGGATGGATATCCGGCTGCAACTGGATGATTGCGGCTACCGTCTGCCGGCGGGCCATCGGCTGCGCTTGAGCGTTTCCAGCGCTTACTTCCCGCTGATCTGGCCGGCGGCGGATCATGCCCGGCTGACATTGGACCTGGCCGGCGCCACGCTCAGCCTGCCGGTGCATGATCTGAGCACCGTGGTGGCGCAGCCCTTTGCCGAGCCGGAAGGCGCGCCGCCGCTGGCGCTGAGTTATTTGCGCTCTCCCGCCAGCAGCCGCGAAATCATCGAGGACGCGATGAGCGGCGAGGTGCGCACCGAGATTCGCGACGATTTCGGCCACTATCGCTTTGACGACCATGGTTTGGAAGTGGCGCAAAGCTGCGAGGAAATTTACCGTATCCGGCCCGATCAGCCTTTATCGGCCAGCGGCGTGGTGAAGTGGAGCTATAGCGCCGGCCGCGGTGATTGGCGGGTCAGTGTGGAGAGCGAATTGAGGCTGACGGCGGATGCCCATCATTTTCGCATTCAGGCGGAGCAAAGCGCTTGGGAGGGGGAGCAATTGCTGCAACGGCGGGAATGGGACGAATGGGTGCCTCGTCAGGTCCAATAA
- a CDS encoding carboxymuconolactone decarboxylase family protein produces the protein MSFHYPDLSAELGAELSKLRKEIPETMKGFGQMSRAAHADGALSNRTKELIALAIGIANRCHGCLAFHAKALVELGCSRAEFMEMLQVAVYMGGGPSLMTAAEALQAYEQFGGESAPD, from the coding sequence ATGAGCTTTCATTACCCTGATTTGAGTGCGGAACTGGGCGCGGAGTTGAGCAAGCTGCGCAAGGAAATCCCGGAAACGATGAAAGGCTTCGGCCAGATGAGCCGGGCCGCTCACGCGGACGGCGCCTTGTCGAACCGGACCAAGGAACTGATCGCGCTGGCCATAGGCATCGCCAACCGCTGCCACGGCTGTCTGGCTTTCCATGCCAAGGCGCTGGTGGAGCTGGGCTGCAGCCGCGCCGAATTCATGGAGATGCTGCAAGTGGCCGTCTATATGGGCGGCGGCCCTTCCTTGATGACGGCGGCGGAGGCCTTGCAGGCCTATGAGCAGTTCGGCGGGGAGAGCGCGCCCGACTGA
- a CDS encoding CBU_0592 family membrane protein, whose protein sequence is MMWYDWIGLIGVFFYLLAYSLLQWRLVDLSDYSYSGFNLIGAMLLLISLCYAFNLASLLAQVLWIVISLVGMRKTRKERLLALSGREGI, encoded by the coding sequence ATGATGTGGTATGACTGGATAGGGCTGATCGGGGTGTTTTTCTATCTCCTGGCCTACAGCCTGCTGCAATGGAGGCTGGTGGACTTGAGCGACTACAGCTATAGCGGCTTCAATCTGATTGGCGCGATGCTGCTGCTGATCTCGCTGTGTTACGCCTTCAACTTGGCTTCATTGCTGGCGCAAGTGTTGTGGATCGTCATCAGCTTGGTGGGCATGCGCAAAACCCGCAAGGAGCGCTTGCTGGCCTTGTCGGGCAGGGAGGGGATTTAG
- a CDS encoding Cof-type HAD-IIB family hydrolase gives MVYHFIASDLDGTLLDPNHAVDDFTASTLQALQARGVRFAIATGRHYLDVQGIRQALGIRAHLITSNGARVHDPDDKLVHRQDIDPVLVRRLAQPEFAAGTVLNFYLDDAWLIDQPCQYLLNFHADSGLRYQLADLAGHGGEGVGKVLYIGEHAYLLEVERKLHQAFGDELYITFSADDCLEVMAPGVSKGHALELVLSDLGLDKAHCLAFGDGQNDIELLRTAGHPRMMGNAQARLAEQLPDVPRIGSNREAGVARHLRELFAL, from the coding sequence ATGGTGTATCACTTCATCGCATCCGATCTGGATGGCACCTTGCTGGACCCCAATCACGCGGTGGACGATTTCACCGCCAGCACCTTGCAGGCCCTGCAGGCGCGCGGCGTGCGTTTCGCCATCGCCACCGGCCGTCATTATCTGGACGTGCAGGGCATACGTCAGGCGCTGGGCATTCGCGCTCACCTGATCACGTCCAACGGCGCGCGGGTGCATGATCCCGACGACAAGCTGGTGCATCGCCAGGATATCGATCCCGTCTTGGTGCGCCGGCTGGCGCAGCCGGAGTTCGCCGCCGGCACGGTGCTGAATTTCTATCTGGACGACGCCTGGCTGATCGACCAACCCTGCCAGTATCTACTCAATTTCCACGCCGATTCCGGCCTGCGCTATCAATTGGCCGATCTGGCCGGGCACGGCGGCGAGGGTGTCGGCAAGGTGCTCTACATCGGCGAGCACGCGTATTTGCTGGAGGTGGAGCGCAAGCTGCACCAGGCCTTCGGCGATGAGCTGTACATTACTTTCTCGGCCGACGATTGCCTGGAGGTGATGGCGCCCGGGGTGTCCAAGGGCCACGCGCTGGAGCTGGTGTTGTCGGATCTGGGCCTGGACAAGGCGCATTGCCTGGCCTTTGGCGACGGTCAGAACGATATCGAACTGCTGCGCACCGCCGGCCACCCGCGGATGATGGGCAACGCCCAGGCGCGGCTGGCCGAGCAACTGCCGGATGTGCCGCGCATCGGCAGCAACCGCGAAGCCGGCGTGGCGCGCCATCTGCGCGAGCTGTTCGCCTTATAG